GGCGGCCTTTGCTATAAAAGCCGCCCTTTCACATTGTGGATTTCTATATTTCAAAAGAAGAGCCCGAATGGGCCCATTCAACATTTGATAGCTGCTCTCCAAGGATAAAAGCAGCGCTGAAGCCGGTACAGTGACAAGGTCTCCAATGCTGTACAGAAAATTTGTCTTTAAGCTCCTTCGCTGAACGAAGAAGGAATCCTCTTCCCTGACTTCGAAAATGCATGCCCCCAGTAACACTGTAAAATTCACGGGTGTTAAAAAGAAGGGCAGCCCGTTCAAGGATATTCACGGTTCCAGCGTGGGCGCATCCGAGAATGACGCTATATCCATTAATACCTCGAACTACAAGAGAAAGATCATCTTCCATAAGGTCAGCTTTGAGCTCACCGTTCTCTTTTATTACGAGATCGGGATCCACTGGAACAAAATCAGGATTTCTTTCTGAGAGTGGTATTGTTATGGCCCATATGGCATCTATAATTTCAGTTCTATCATTTACAGGGCGAAAGTTCAGGTCGTCTTTGCTAAAAAGGCTTCCGGCAATCTCCAGTTCTTCTCCTTTCCGCGCAAATCGCTGGCGGTCGAAAAATGGAGAAGCCCATACGGGCAAATTTCCTTCACGCCTCAAGATTTCAGGCAATCCCCACGTGTGGTCAAAATGACCGTGGCTAAGAACGATTCCATTGAGATTGCCAAGAGGAACCTCAAGGGCCGATGCGTTTGGGTAAAGGGAGGCCCCCCTCCCCGTATCAAAAAGCAAAGAGCCCCTAGGAGTTTCTATATACATACTGAGACCATGTTCTCCTAGCAGTTTAGATGTGCCGCAATAATCATCGACGACCACAGTAACATTCATATATCATTCACTCTCCCTTTTCAAACTTATTTCAGCCAGATCTCTTTATCAGAGGGGAAAGAAAGTCGATAGACTACTGAAATTTGCCATTGTTCCCCTGCTTTAAATTTCTTTTTCCACGTAAGAACTCCCTTTTTCTCATCTTTTTCCGCAGGCTGGGGATCCAGGGTCTCTACTTCTACTGTTATTTTTTCATGGGCAGATACAGGAATTCTGTCTTTGATCATAAGCTCAGCTTCAAAGGGCAGACCGTTTGTAATATTAAGGGTATAACCCTGAGCCAGTTTTCCTTTGCCAAACCAGTTGCTTCCTTCTTTAGGGATAATTTCTTCCCGTGTAGCGGTAACAGAGGGTGTCTGGCCGAAGGCCAGAGTAAGCTTCTCTCCTCGCGCCAAGGCTGGCAATCTAGTTCTCCCTGACCCCATTCCGTCGATAAATAGGTCGGCCTTTCCAGGTAGGAGCGGATCTTCGATGGCTTCTGAAGAAGCCATTATCCAGGCCTGGGATGAAAGAAGAGGGATACACTCTATGGAAACTGTTGCAGGCATTGTGAAATCACGCAGCAGCAGTGTAACAGGCATATTATCCCCCGATATCTTTCCCTTAGTAGTGAAGAAACGGTCTGTAATTGTTTCTTCTACAGCAGAAGGTATCGCTGTTTCTTCTACTGCCATAGTTTTAAGCATTCGCCCATTTTGCTGAGCGCCAGAGCCATAGAGAGGCTCTGTAAAGGTTGCGACCAAAGGAGGAATGTCAGGGGTTTCAACAGAAGAGACGGGCTGGGCCGTATGGAGCTGTATAATTCCATTCCAGATAAGTCCGGTATGCTGCCGCACTTTAGCCAATAGTTGCCCCTCCACTCTTCCTTCATTGGTGGAAAGAGAAAGACTATATTCAGGAACCCAGCGGGCATGGGGTGTCCACCCTTCTATGAAAAGACTGCCACTTGTCAGAGTCTTATATTCTATAGCTATAACCTTCCCCTGAGTTTGAGGTTTTTTCTCTTCAATTTCTCCCTTTATATCGGTAATCTCCTGTTCAACTCTTTCGATGTCGCTTTCTACAGCGGCTCTTTCCTGCTCTTTCTTTTGTCGGGATTCTTCCGCTGCCTGCAAATAGGATTCCA
This region of Aminobacterium colombiense DSM 12261 genomic DNA includes:
- a CDS encoding mucoidy inhibitor MuiA family protein, whose translation is MKKLLSLCFATFVIMLTSISLFAAEMVIEHVYVYPRGAQIRLKANVTGEGKILLPNTFDLESISVIPEDGLLLEKVQIVVLNDAQWLPPSLVPLQLRLEDKKRELSSLKSQAVALKQWSALIESSTPADLSVHNLESYLQAAEESRQKKEQERAAVESDIERVEQEITDIKGEIEEKKPQTQGKVIAIEYKTLTSGSLFIEGWTPHARWVPEYSLSLSTNEGRVEGQLLAKVRQHTGLIWNGIIQLHTAQPVSSVETPDIPPLVATFTEPLYGSGAQQNGRMLKTMAVEETAIPSAVEETITDRFFTTKGKISGDNMPVTLLLRDFTMPATVSIECIPLLSSQAWIMASSEAIEDPLLPGKADLFIDGMGSGRTRLPALARGEKLTLAFGQTPSVTATREEIIPKEGSNWFGKGKLAQGYTLNITNGLPFEAELMIKDRIPVSAHEKITVEVETLDPQPAEKDEKKGVLTWKKKFKAGEQWQISVVYRLSFPSDKEIWLK
- a CDS encoding MBL fold metallo-hydrolase → MNVTVVVDDYCGTSKLLGEHGLSMYIETPRGSLLFDTGRGASLYPNASALEVPLGNLNGIVLSHGHFDHTWGLPEILRREGNLPVWASPFFDRQRFARKGEELEIAGSLFSKDDLNFRPVNDRTEIIDAIWAITIPLSERNPDFVPVDPDLVIKENGELKADLMEDDLSLVVRGINGYSVILGCAHAGTVNILERAALLFNTREFYSVTGGMHFRSQGRGFLLRSAKELKDKFSVQHWRPCHCTGFSAAFILGEQLSNVEWAHSGSSFEI